A genomic window from Eptesicus fuscus isolate TK198812 chromosome 19, DD_ASM_mEF_20220401, whole genome shotgun sequence includes:
- the NRBP2 gene encoding nuclear receptor-binding protein 2 isoform X2, protein MAAPEPAPRRGREREREEESEDESDILEESPCGRWQKRREQVNQGNMPGVQSTFLAMDTEEGVEVVWNELRFSDRKAFSAHEEKIQTMFEQLVLVDHPNIVKLHKYWLDASEARARAWKRWCTQILSALSFLHACSPPIIHGNLTSDTIFIQHNGLIKIGSVWHRIFSNALPDDLRSPIRAEREELRNLHFFPPEYGEVADRTAVDIFSFGMCALEMAVLEIQANGDTRVTEEAIARARHSLSDPNMREFILSCLARDPAHRPSAHNLLFHRVLFEVHSLKLLAAHCFIQHQYLMPENVVEEKTKSMDMHAVLAEICRPGRPPLQWRYSEVSCMELDKFLEDVRNGIYPLMNFAAARPLGLPRVLAPPPEEAQKAKTPTPEPFDSETRKVIQMQCNLERSEDKARWHLTLLLVLEDRLHRQLTYDLLPTDSAQDLAAELVHYGFLHEDDRTKLAAFLESTFLKYRGAQ, encoded by the exons ATGGCGGCTCCCGAGCCTGCGCCCaggcggggccgggagcgggagcgggaggaggAGAGCGAAGACGAGAGCGACATCCTGGAAGAAAGCCCGTGCGGCCGCTGGCAGAAGCGGCGCGAGCAG GTGAACCAGGGGAACATGCCGGGCGTCCAGAGCACCTTCCTGGCCATGGACACGGAGGAGGGCGTGGAGGTGGTGTGGAACGAGTTGCGCTTCAGCGACAGGAAGGCCTTCTCTGCCCACGAG gaGAAGATCCAGACCATGTTCGAGCAGCTGGTGCTGGTGGACCACCCCAACATCGTGAAGCTGCACAAGTACTGGCTGGACGCCTCCGAGGCCCGCGCGAGG GCCTGGAAGCGCTGGTGCACGCAGATCCTGTCGGCGCTCAG CTTCCTGCACGCCTGCAGCCCCCCCATCATCCACGGGAACCTCACGAGCGACACCATCTTCATCCAGCACAACGGCCTCATCAAGATCGGCTCCG TGTGGCACCGCATCTTCTCCAACG CGCTCCCCGACGACCTCCGGAGCCCCATCCGCGCGGAGCGGGAGGAACTGCGGAACCTGCACTTCTTCCCGCCGGAGTACGGAG AGGTGGCGGACCGCACCGCCGTGGACATCTTCTCCTTTGGGATGTGCGCGCTGGAG ATGGCGGTGCTGGAGATCCAGGCCAACGGGGACACCCGGGTCACCGAGGAGGCCATCGCGCGGGCCCGGCACTCGCTGAGCGACCCCAACATGCGG GAGTTCATCCTCTCCTGCCTGGCCCGGGACCCCGCCCACAGGCCCTCTGCCCACAACCTCCTCTTCCACCGCGTGCTCTTCGAGGTGCACTCGCTGAAGCTCCTGGCAGCTCACTGCTTCATCCAGCACCAGT ACCTCATGCCTGAGAACGTGGTGGAGGAGAAGACCAAGTCGATGGACATGCACGCGGTGCTGGCGGAGATCTGCCGGCCGGGGCGGCCCCCCCTGCAGTGGCG GTACTCCGAGGTCTCCTGCATGGAGCTGGACAAATTCCTGGAGGACGTCAG AAACGGGATCTACCCTCTGATGAACTTTGCTGCTGCTCGGCCCCTGGGGCTGCCCCgcgtgctggccccgcccccagaggaGGCCCAGAAGGCCAAGACCCCCACGCCAGAGCCCTTCGACTCGGAGACCAGAAAG gtgatCCAGATGCAGTGTAACCTGGAGAGGAGCGAGGACAAGGCGCGCTGGCAT ctcacgCTGCTGCTCGTGCTGGAGGACCGGCTGCACCGGCAGCTCACTTACGACCTGCTCCCAA CGGACAGCGCCCAGGACCTCGCCGCAGAGCTGGTGCACTATGGCTTCCTGCACGAG GACGACCGGACCAAGCTGGCCGCCTTCCTGGAGAGCACCTTCCTCAAGTACCGCGGAGCCCAGTGA
- the NRBP2 gene encoding nuclear receptor-binding protein 2 isoform X1, translating into MAAPEPAPRRGREREREEESEDESDILEESPCGRWQKRREQVNQGNMPGVQSTFLAMDTEEGVEVVWNELRFSDRKAFSAHEEKIQTMFEQLVLVDHPNIVKLHKYWLDASEARARVVFITEYVSSGSLKQFLKKTKKNHKAMNARAWKRWCTQILSALSFLHACSPPIIHGNLTSDTIFIQHNGLIKIGSVWHRIFSNALPDDLRSPIRAEREELRNLHFFPPEYGEVADRTAVDIFSFGMCALEMAVLEIQANGDTRVTEEAIARARHSLSDPNMREFILSCLARDPAHRPSAHNLLFHRVLFEVHSLKLLAAHCFIQHQYLMPENVVEEKTKSMDMHAVLAEICRPGRPPLQWRYSEVSCMELDKFLEDVRNGIYPLMNFAAARPLGLPRVLAPPPEEAQKAKTPTPEPFDSETRKVIQMQCNLERSEDKARWHLTLLLVLEDRLHRQLTYDLLPTDSAQDLAAELVHYGFLHEDDRTKLAAFLESTFLKYRGAQ; encoded by the exons ATGGCGGCTCCCGAGCCTGCGCCCaggcggggccgggagcgggagcgggaggaggAGAGCGAAGACGAGAGCGACATCCTGGAAGAAAGCCCGTGCGGCCGCTGGCAGAAGCGGCGCGAGCAG GTGAACCAGGGGAACATGCCGGGCGTCCAGAGCACCTTCCTGGCCATGGACACGGAGGAGGGCGTGGAGGTGGTGTGGAACGAGTTGCGCTTCAGCGACAGGAAGGCCTTCTCTGCCCACGAG gaGAAGATCCAGACCATGTTCGAGCAGCTGGTGCTGGTGGACCACCCCAACATCGTGAAGCTGCACAAGTACTGGCTGGACGCCTCCGAGGCCCGCGCGAGG GTCGTCTTCATCACGGAGTACGTGTCGTCGGGCAGCCTcaagcagttcctcaaaaagacCAAGAAGAACCACAAGGCCATGAACGCGCGG GCCTGGAAGCGCTGGTGCACGCAGATCCTGTCGGCGCTCAG CTTCCTGCACGCCTGCAGCCCCCCCATCATCCACGGGAACCTCACGAGCGACACCATCTTCATCCAGCACAACGGCCTCATCAAGATCGGCTCCG TGTGGCACCGCATCTTCTCCAACG CGCTCCCCGACGACCTCCGGAGCCCCATCCGCGCGGAGCGGGAGGAACTGCGGAACCTGCACTTCTTCCCGCCGGAGTACGGAG AGGTGGCGGACCGCACCGCCGTGGACATCTTCTCCTTTGGGATGTGCGCGCTGGAG ATGGCGGTGCTGGAGATCCAGGCCAACGGGGACACCCGGGTCACCGAGGAGGCCATCGCGCGGGCCCGGCACTCGCTGAGCGACCCCAACATGCGG GAGTTCATCCTCTCCTGCCTGGCCCGGGACCCCGCCCACAGGCCCTCTGCCCACAACCTCCTCTTCCACCGCGTGCTCTTCGAGGTGCACTCGCTGAAGCTCCTGGCAGCTCACTGCTTCATCCAGCACCAGT ACCTCATGCCTGAGAACGTGGTGGAGGAGAAGACCAAGTCGATGGACATGCACGCGGTGCTGGCGGAGATCTGCCGGCCGGGGCGGCCCCCCCTGCAGTGGCG GTACTCCGAGGTCTCCTGCATGGAGCTGGACAAATTCCTGGAGGACGTCAG AAACGGGATCTACCCTCTGATGAACTTTGCTGCTGCTCGGCCCCTGGGGCTGCCCCgcgtgctggccccgcccccagaggaGGCCCAGAAGGCCAAGACCCCCACGCCAGAGCCCTTCGACTCGGAGACCAGAAAG gtgatCCAGATGCAGTGTAACCTGGAGAGGAGCGAGGACAAGGCGCGCTGGCAT ctcacgCTGCTGCTCGTGCTGGAGGACCGGCTGCACCGGCAGCTCACTTACGACCTGCTCCCAA CGGACAGCGCCCAGGACCTCGCCGCAGAGCTGGTGCACTATGGCTTCCTGCACGAG GACGACCGGACCAAGCTGGCCGCCTTCCTGGAGAGCACCTTCCTCAAGTACCGCGGAGCCCAGTGA